The DNA segment TATCGTCTCCAAAACGAAGACCGGATACTGAGCGGTCGGCGGAAAGGAGGATTTCCTTTACCTCCGCTCCGCAAAAGACTTCGACGCCCAACTCGCGAAGTCGGACATCGAAGGCCTCGGAGAGGCTCGAGCCCCCACCCTTTATGCCGCTGGCCGATTCGTAATAAGATCCCGCAACGCAGGCATGACTCAGAAATGAAACCTCTTCCGGATATACCCCATGGAGCAGGCAATGCATGGAAAGGATGCACTTAAGTATCTCATTATCCGTTATCCCGTCCAGAAATCCGCTCAGGCTTTGACCCTCGCCCGGCAGGGACCTTTGCATATTCCCGCCGGCACCGAGGTCTATATAGGGCTGGGAACGGTAGACATGCCTCACTGCATCGAGATATATGTCGATGGCCCGGGCATCTTGCGGGAATGTGTCTTGAAGCTGCTTACGGATACGGTCATACCCGTAAGGGAAGGTGAATTCAAAGCGAGGCTCGAGGCACCGGAAGGTATCGAATCCATCTTCAGGAAAAGAATATTTTTCTATTTTCCCGGACAGCCCAAGGTATCTGAAGAAGATGTCGAGGGGTTCCCCTTCATTCAGGCCTCCGGTATAGTGAAAGCCCGTGTCGAAGAAAAGGCCTCTTCGCGTAAATCCCCTGATAGTGGGGGCAGTCTTGCCCGATGACTCCAGGAGGGCGGTACGGTACCCCTGCCTTGCCATGATAATAGCGGTGGTCATTCCGGAGACACCGCCGCCGATGACCGCACATCCGTAGCTCATGCGTTCAATTTCAGGATCAGACAGGAATTGGTGCCGCCGAACCCCGCGGAATTGCATAGCACTACACGGGGCGGCCGGAAAATGGTCTCTCTCACGATATTTAACTTTTCCGATCTTCTATCGGGCTTTTCAAAATTGATGTTAGGGGCGATAAAGCCATGGCGGGCCATGATAACAGAATATACTACCTGCGAGGCCCCGGACATCCACAACTCGTGACCCGTCATCGATTTGGTGGAGGAGACGGGGGGTGTAGGGTCGCCGAAAACGGAAGAGATGCAGGCCGCCTCAGCGGCATCTCCCACGGGAGTCGAGGTGGCATGGGCGCAGATATAATCTATCCCGGAAGGTTCCAGGCCGGCGCTACTGAGTCCCTTTCGCATGCCGGCGGCAATACCCTCCTCGCTCGGGACAGAGAGATTGTATCCATCCGAAGAAAAGGCATAGGAGAGGATTTCTCCAAGGATTCGTGCCCCCCTTTGTTGCGCGAGGTCATAGCGCTCAAGTATGACCGCGGCGGCCCCTCCGCTTGGGACAAGGCCATCACGACCTTCGTCGAAGGGTCTGCTTGCCCCTTGAGGATTATCGATTCTTGTCGAAAAGGCGTTGATTCCATCGAAACTGCACATGGATTCCCAGTTGATCTCCTGGGCGCCCCCGCATATCACCCGTTCCTGGCGGCCCAGGGAAATCAAATCTGCCGCTTGCCCGATCGCATGACCGCCGCTCGAACAGGCGGAGCTGATGGACCAGCAGGCGCCCTTGGTTTTGAGAAGGGTATTGAGATTCATGGTTACCGTAGACGTCATGGACCTGAAGATGAGACCGCTGCCGATGCCCTTTGTGTCGCCCTGGTCGATCACCAGTTTTGCCTGCTCGATGGCCGCTACACAACTCGAGTCACACCCGAAAATCAGACCCGTTTCTCCATTTTGGATCTCTTCCGGGGTCAGCCCGGACAGGGCCAGGGCGTCCATGGCGGCGGTGTAGGCCTGAACCGCGAAATCGGGCATGGTTTTAAGTTGTTTCCTTGACAGGCTGCTATGGGGCACAAAATCTTTAATCGCCCCCGTAAGGGGGCTGCGAAACCCCAGTTCTATTCGCTTCTCATCGACTACGATGCCTGATTTTCCCTGGCGAAGCGACGCGGCTACGGTCTCTGAATCATTGCCCAGACAGGAGATAATACCGATACCGGTTATGGCTACTCTAAACATTCGATCTTTTCAGCCTTTCCTATGAATATTGCATATGACGGTCATTATGGCAGCCCTGGGGAGAATCGTGTGACAGGTCACGCGGGGAAGCCGTTCCCGGAAGCATACCGGTAGAGGCTCGATGCGTCATTCATAGAGGGGAGGTAGGCGCGGTAGGCAGTCTTCAGGGGGGCAAACCTGAACTGCTCAGCGAGGTGTGACAGGTGGTGCCTGTATATACCGAAATAGATCCCGTAGAAAGCTGCCCAGACCGAGCCGTATTTCCACGGGTGTTTGTTGGCCCCTTGAGGATGGATTTCAAAAGGATGACAATAATAATTGAAGGGAACCCCTTTCCGGTTTAACCGCCGGTAATGCCGGATTTGGGCACTTATGGGCACATAGGCGCAGAAGAGTCCCCCATTAAGAGGAAAATCGCGCCCGAACAACCGGCAGGAAGTTACCGGAATAACAGTCAAAGAATCCTTGTAGGTGAAAGGCTCCATATCGTCGGGGAGCCGTCCCAGGGACTTCAACAGGGCCGGCTGGGCAGTATGATCGACACGGTAACCCACCGAGATGAGCTCATCATAGGCCCACGGGGTGCAAGGGGTGATACTCCATTCAGGGGCCTTGTAGGTGCTGACCTCCGCCGACAGGAGATCCTCCAGCATGCTCTTACTCATTGAGGCGTCCTCCCGGAAGCCCTTTCTCCCTAATCGTTCGGCGGTCATATGGGTATATCCGTGAGAGGCGACTTCATGACCGGCCCGGCCGATCTCCCTCACAACGCCGGGGTAACGTCGGGCCACATATCCGGGGACGAACATGGTGGCCCTGATATCCATCTTTACCAATGATTCCAGGAGCACATATGTTTCTTTCTCCACGAGGCCGCCGTATGGCAGATGCGTGCCGTTCCTCATATTGAGGCCGTATGCCAGGTCATCGATATCGAAGCATAGGGCGTTAACTATGCCGGGGGCAACATTCACTCTCACCGGTAGACGCCGCCGTTCACCGAGATGACCTGACCCGTAATGTACGAGGCTTTCTCCGAGCAAAGGAAACTCACCACGCCGGCTACCTCCATGGGTGTTCCATAACGACCCATGGGGATCATGGGGAGGACCTTGTCTTTCGGGAGGTCTTTCACCATTTCGGTATCGATAAAACCGGGTGAGACTGCATTGACGAGGACGTTCCGCCGTGCCACTTCCACGGCCAGGGCCTTCGTGGCCCCCATGAGACCCGCCTTTGCGGCGGCATAATTTGTCTGACCTGCAATCCCGCTTTGTCCGGAGGTGGATACTATGTTGATAATACGCCCCTCTCTTTTTCTGAGCATGTTGTTCACTACAGGTTTCGTTACGAGAAAGAAGCCTCCGAGGTTAACGGAGAGGACTTCGTCCCATTCCTCGTGCGTCATCCAGGCCAGGATTACATCCTTTTTAAAACCCGCATTATTAATCAGGGCATAAGGTGTTTCATTTTCCAGCAGGGGCATAAGGTGTGACTCGACGCCTGCCGGATCGGACACGTTAAAGGGGAGCAAAATACACTTCCGCCCGGCCTGCTCGACCGACTTTGCCACATTCGATGCTGCCTCATGGTCGCTCCTGTAATTCAGCCAGATGTCAAAACCGTCGGCCGCAAGGGCCAAAGCCACAGCCGCTCCGATCCCTCTGCTGCCGCCCGTTATTAATGCGATCCTGTTAGTTCCCATATCCTTATCGAGTACCGCCGGTCTACTTGATGACCGTGCTTACCTTTCCCGTATTATCGAATTGAACCGCAAAGGACTTCCATCTGTTTGTCCAGTAATACCAGGTATTGCTGTTAAGGGAAGGCGTCTTGTGCACTGCGGGATAGCCGAGGGCGATCCTTACTCCCTCTTTTGTCATGCCCGTGTAAACCTTTCCTTCATTAATCCCCTTGCGGTCGACAGCGGAGAGATGATTAAGGTTTGTAGGCTGAGGTGACGCGATGATATTGATATATTGGGCGTTGGTCATACCCATTTTCCCCTCGTCAAATTCAAAATAGATCGTTTTGTTGGTATCGCGGGTTACAATGGACAGATCCCTTCTCACAGTGTCTACGATGACAGGTGTATTTACCGGTATTATTACATGTCCTGCGCCGGGATTGGTCCAGTTTGCATAGCTGGCCTTCATCTCCTTCTCCTGCTGCTGTGCGTGGATATTGCTCGTAAGGTATCTTGGTGCGTTGTCGCCAACGCGGACCGAACCGCCGCAACCTGCAAGACCGATAAGGAATGAACAGCAAAGGATAAAGCCGATAATTGTTTTGTGTGTGTCCATAGTTCCTCCTATATATTTGATAATACTATAAGAGAGCGGGAGCCGGGGGTCACGGTGAGCCGCGGGTGAAGGCAGGCTACCGCCATCGGAGCAGACCGCAGTGCGTTCCGGATACGCAAATGAAACTCAAAGGTTCAATATTGTTGGATATTCCCGGAAGTAGCATCACGCAGTAGAAGAATAAGGATATGTGACAGGAGACGACCCCCCCGCGAATACAAGGTTATTTGAGGAAGTTTAGTAAAAATGACGGGTAAATGCAACAGATATTTAGGAAGGCCTCGGGTCCGTCAGCGAACCGGCTCGATAAAACGGCTTACGCGGCCGCTCCCCGGCCACACCGTGAAGAATGCCAAGAAAGTGCTTGTTGTGTCTCTCCCGGTAGGTGTAGAATTCCGGAAAGGCACGTGAGTGAATTAAATACTTGCATGCGGGGAACGAACTGCGATGGATAAATCTGGATTCGATGTTCTGTTTGGCCCTGAACCGCGGGCACATCAGGAGATGGCATGCTCGACGCTGATACGATCGTCATAGGGTCCGGCGCGGGAGGCCTTACTGCGGCCCTGGCCCTGGCCCAGGCGGGCGAACGGGTGCTCGTGGTCGAACAACATACCCAACCGGGAGGCTTGTGCCACAGCTTTCGACGCGGAGGCTTTCGCTTCAGCCCCGGTGTCCATTACATCGGACAACTCGGACCCGGCGGATGGCTGCGCAGAATTTACGAAGGGCTCGGCGTCGCCGACGACCTGACTTTTTGTGAGATGAATCCCGGGGCTTTTGAGCATATCCGTATCGGAGATGAGGTTTTCGACCTTCCCAAGGGCGAGAAGGCCATGATCGAGCGCTTCAAAATGAGATTTCCGCGCCAGGCCGGGGGAATCGACGACTATTTTTCTCTTCTCCATACGGTGTGCGAGGAGATGGCATGCATCCCGGAAACAAAAAGTTTTGTCGATTTCCTGACCGTCCCCTTTCGGACCTGGAATATGGGTCGTTACGGGCTCTACAGCCTCGACCGCATCCTTCGCGACAGGATATCCGATCCATTGCTGCGCTCCTTCCTCTCCATCCAATGCGGCGACCACGGACTGCCCCCTTCCAGGGTGCCGTTTGCCATGCATGCTCCGGTGGCGGGACACTATATCGATGGAGGTTATTACCCCCTCGGGGGTGCGAGCGCCATCCCCGGAGCCCTGATCCAGGGCCTTTACAAAGAAGGCGGCGAGGTCCGGCTTTCCACTCCGGTGGAAAAAATACTTATCGAAAAAAGAGGGAGCAGGCGCCGCGCCATCGGGGTTCGCCTTGAGGGAGGCGCTGAACTTCGCGCGGGCCGGATAGTCTCCAATGCCAGTCCTCACATCACCTATAATCAACTCGTGGGCCGGGAGCACGTGAGTTCCCGCCTTAGACGAAAGCTCGACCGCACAAGCTACTCGATCGCAGCCCTGACCCTTTTTCTGGCGACGGACCTGGACCTCGAATCGATGGGCATGGATTCCGGAAACTACTGGTACGCGTCCGGGGGTGATTTTGAGTCCGTCTACACCCGTGCGCAAGACCCCGATGCGGTGGGCGACCGACTCCCGAGCATCTTTTTCGGGATTACAAGCATGAAGGACCCGAGCAACTTCACTCGCGGGCATCACACCATCGAGGTCGTGCGTTTGATAACCTATTCGGCCTTCGGCGCGTACGCTGATTCAACATCCGGTAACCGTCCCGGAGGCTACCTGGACCTGAAAGAGAGACTCACCGGAGCCATGCTGAAATCGCTCGACAGGATTATTCCGGGAATCGGCGATCATATACTCTTTTGCGAACTGGGAACCCCGCTTACTAATGAACACTATGTGCGCTCGACCCGGGGGGCCTGTTACGGGACTGCAAAAATTTTGAGCCAGATAGGTCCCTTCAGCTTTAAGCAGACTTCGGAGATAGATAATCTTTGTCTGTGCGGAGCGAGTATTCTGCATGGGGTATCGGGAGCCACGACGTCGGGGCTCACACTGGCGGCAACAGTCCTGAAGTGCCGTCCGAGCGAATTGCTTAAGAAGACGGGTCAGAACCTGCGGGTAATCGCCCCGGACAGCCCGCACCCCCCGACACTACCCATCCTCATTCAGGTTCCACATGACCGCGGGAAGGGCGGGTTGTCTTAAGCTTCGGAGAAGAAAGGGGAACCATTCCGATTATGAGAGAGGAGGAAATAAAATGAGGTTACGTGGATTTCCAATTACGACACTAGTCTCGATACTCTGTGCCGGCGCGGTCATGATCGGCTGGTCGGCGTTGCGAAGTACCGTGTGGGCGGGCGAGACGACCCAGGGGGTCGTACCGATGGCCCAGGAAAGAGAAGGGGTGACAGGGCCCGGTTCCACCCCATCCCAAGAATCCGGGGAAGGGCAGAATCAAAGTTTGAAAAAGGATGCGAAAAAGGCGCTCCGGGACCTCAATGAACAGATAGCGGCTCTCGGCACGCAGTTTAAGGGACACGGATCGAAGGTGGAAGCGGGCGCAAAAGAGAGTTGGAATGACCTGAAAGAAAAGCAACGGGATGCAAAGATGAAGCTCAAGGAACTTTCGTCAGCCGGTGGAGAGGTGCGGGAAAAGGCAAAGTCGGACTTCAAAGCAGCCCTTGACGATCTCCGCAAGTCTTATCATAAAGCCGTATCTTACTTCAAATAAGAAGAGACGCCTGCATCAGCCACCCTCTTCTTCCGGTCTTTTATCGATCGCGTGACACGCATCATGGTCCGCACAGCGCTTCTCCCCGGCTTCTTCGTTATCCATCAAAAGTAGCCTCGGCAAATACTGAAAGGCTGAAAAAACCTCCTTGACGCTGCCTCTATGTGAGGCCATTCCACGAAGAAGCGGGTAATGGGTCGGCTCCATTACCCGCTTTTCGACATCGATACCATTCAGTATTACCGCAGGCAGGACAGCTTTCGACAAAGTCTCGCGGCAGACATTGACGCTCCGGGTGAAGATGATTAGGTATCAGTCATGAACTATCCCTGGAGGTGAAAAATGATTCAGAATAAAGTATTCCTGAGTCTTTCGTCCCACCGGCTGAGGGCGGCAATACTGCCCATGATAAGCCTGATTATAATCACCTTTATTTGTACTATTTTTCCCGCGGCCCCTGCATCTTCGGCGAGGGTAGCCCCCAAGGGCCTTCCGCCCTTTACCCTCCCTGCCCCCGCAACCGAGCAGGAGAGGAATTATCTGGGACTCAAGAGCCCGGGCCCTTTCGAGGTAGGGCAGATCAGGCCGGGGGTTGTGATCATCGAGTTCTTTGATTTAGAGTGCCCCTATTGCCGCTCCGCCACCTCGGACGTGGACGAGGTATTTCGGAAAATAGAGGGGAGACCCGACTTGAAAGGCAGGGTTACCCTTATCGGTATCGGCATGAGTAACGACGAAAATAAGGTCAAGACTTATAAGGAAAGGTATCGCGTCCCCTTTCCCGTCTTTCCCGATTCCGACATGGTCATAAGCCGACTCCTCAACGTGAAAACCACTCCCACCTATATAGCTGTGAATGTGGACGGCAAAGGGTCGGCACAAGTCTTCTATCTCCAGGAAGGGGTTTTCAGCAGCCCTGCAGCATTTCTTGGGGACGTGATCTCCGCTTCGGGACTTCCGGGCGCCCGCCCGTAAGGCGGACGGGCAGAGCGCTTCGACAATCTGTCGCGTGGTCCACCAAGAATGACCATCAGGCCTTACGTACGCGTACGTCGACATGTGCTGCAGACGGGCCTGCGGAATAATAAAGGTGGCGAATCCGGCCTTAAAGGGATATAATAGAGTACACACCAACCCGTTCCCACTTCAGGAAATGTTTCGGTAGTAACCGGAGAAGTGGGAGTCCAAAAATAGCATCCATATTCACAATCCGGTTGATTCGATCTTGGTTCGAGATAAGGAGAGGTCTATTTTGACGTTTCTCAGCACATCCCTCATCAGGGGGCCGGCCTATTTATGGGCCCGCTTCCATCAAAAAAAATTAGAGCAAAGAATCATCATTGACGAGCCGCCGCTCCGGTCGGAGCTGTTCAGCGCTTCCCAGATGGAGCATCACGGCAAGGGCCTGGCGGGTGCCCATGTAGTGAGCGCGAGCCCATCGGCCGAACAGCTGCTCGCGCGCCTTGGGGATAATGAAGAGGTCCTCCTCGGCGTGCGGGAGCTCCTGACGGAGGCGGTAAAAGATAACCGGAGGATTACGCCTGCGGGTGAATGGCTCCTCGACAACTTCTATCTTATGGAAGAACAGATTCGCACCGCGAAGCGGCACTTGCCGAAGGGCTACGGCAAAGGACTGCCAAGGCTGAAAAACGGTCCTTCAAAGGGTCTCCCCCGCGTCTACGACATTGCCCTGGAGACGATCTCTCACGGCGACGGCCGGGTGGACCGTGAGGCCCTGAGCGGTTTCGTCGCAGCCTACCAGACGGTCACCGTGCTGGACCTCGGGGAATTATGGGCGATCCCCATCATGCTCCGCCTGGCGCTGATCGAAAACCTGAGGCGTGTTGCGACGCGGATCGCTGCTGACAGGATTAACAGGAACCATGCCGACCACTGGTCGGACCGGATTACCGAAACCGCCGAGTCGAACCCCAAAGATCTGATCCTGACTATTGCCGACATGGCGCGCGCGAAGCCGCCCATGGTGAGCTCTTTTGTCGCCGAGCTTGCGCGCCGGCTCAAAGGCAGGGGCCCCGCCCTCGCATTGCCCCTTGCCTGGATCGAGCAGCAGCTTTCCGGCGCGAGCCTCACTATCGAACAACTGGTGCAGTCGGAAAACCAGCAGCAGGCGGCAGACCAGCTCTCCATCAGCAACAGTATCGGCAGCCTTCGTTTCCTCGGAGCCGCTGACTGGCGGAAATTTGTCGAAACCATGAGCGTGGTTGAGCAGACCCTGTGTGGAGATCCTGCCGGCGTCTACGCTGCAATGGATTTTGCGACCCGCGATCAGTATCGCCACGTGATAGAGAAACTCTCGAAAGGCGGTCTCTTGTCCGAAAACGAAGTGGCCCGTGTCGCAATCCGTCTTGCCGGGGAATCTGAGGCAGGGACGGACGGCGACGGCCGGAAGGGACATGTAGGCTTTTTCCTCATGGATAAGGGGCACGCCCGGCTCAAGGGACTTACGGGCGCGCGCAGGTCTTTGGCTCACGCGATTCAGGGCATGGTCCGCCGGTTTCCTTTATTTTTCTACCTTGGCGCGTTCACGGTAATCACCGCGGTCCTCACGGGGGCTCTATATTCAGTGGGGTATACCCATGGATTACAGGGTCCTCTGGCATGGTTTACGGGTCTGCTCTGCCTTCTGTCGGTGGGTCAGTTATCGATGGCCCTGGTGAACTGGCTTACGACCCGGTTCGTGAGGGCCCGGCCCCTTCCGCGAATGGACTTCTCCAAGGGAATTCCCCTGGAATCAGCGGGTCTCGTCGTGGTGCCCACGATGCTCACCGGTGACCGCAATATTGAGCATCTGATGGACGCCCTGGAGGTCAGATTCCTCGCAAACAGGGACGACAACCTGCGGTTCGCCCTTCTCACCGATTTTCGGGATGCCGCCCAGGAAACCCTGCCTGAGGATGAACGGCTCTTATTGTCGGCCACGCAAAGGATCGAAGAGCTGAACGAGAAATACAGGTCTTCGGAAAAGGATAGTTTTTTTTTATTTCATCGTCCCCGTCGTTTTAATACTCAGGCCAATATCTGGATGGGTTACGAGCGCAAGCGGGGAAAGCTCGCGGAACTGAATTCCTTTCTCCGCGGCGGCTCCCGGGACTGTTTCTCGCTTATCGTCGGCAATACGGATGCAATAAGCGAGGTCAAATACATCATCACCCTTGACACGGACACGCAGCTTCCCCGTGACGCGGCGCGACAGTTTGTCGGGGCCATGGCTCACCCGCTCAACCGTCCGCATTACGATGAAGAAAAACAGCGCATCTCGGCAGGGTACGGCATTCTTCAGCCCCGGGTGGCGGTGAGCCTCCCTAATACGAACCGGTCCCGGTATGCACGCATGTGGGGAAGCGATGCGGGCATCGATCCCTATACCCGGGTGGTTTCCGACGTCTACCAGGACCTTTTCGGGGAAGGCTCCTTTATCGGCAAAGGCATCTATGAGATCGACGCCTTCGAGCGGGCAGTCAAAGGGCGCTTTCCTGAAAATCTTATTTTGAGCCACGACCTGATCGAAGGATGTTATGCCCGGGCAGGCCTTTTAAGCGACGTGCAGTTGTACGAGGAATACCCTTCCCGCTACAGTGCTGACGTGAACCGAAGGCACCGCTGGATTCGCGGCGACTGGCAGATCCTCCGATGGGTGCTGCCCGGGGTGCCCTGCCGGAATGCGCGCTTTTGCGAAAATCCCCTCTCCATGCTTTCCCGATGGAAGATTTTCGATAATCTGCGCCGCAGCCTTTCCCCTCTGGCATTGACACTTCTTCTGCTCCTGGGCTGGATGGTCCTGCCCATGCCCTGGTTCTGGACGTCGTCGGTGATAGCTATCCTGATAATCCCTTCCTTGATCGCTTTTGGTTTGGAATTATTCAAGAAGCCGGCTGATGTGGTTCTCGGTCAGCATATCTTCTCTTCTCTGAGGGAAGGCGGCAGAAGCCTGGGCCAGACCGCATTCACCTTTTCGTGCCTGCCCTATGAAGCGTTTTTCAGCATTGACGCGGTAGTGCGCACCATCTGGCGAATGGCGGCTGCACGCAAGCGGCTTCTGGAATGGAACCCTTCGGGTGATTCCGATCGGGCGAGCCGGATGGGCTTTGCCGGGGCCTGCCGCACCATGTGGATATCTCCGGCCATCTCCGTTGCAACGGCGATATATCTCGCTTTTTCGAGGCCCGAGGTCTTGTTTGCTGCCCTGCCTGTCCTTATCCTCTGGTTTATCTCACCCCTCGTAACCTGGTGGATCAGCGAGCCCCTGGATCGCCGTGAAGCAAAGCTCAGCGCGGGCCAGACAACCTTCCTGAGAAAGATTTCCCGAAAGACATGGGGTTTCTTCGAGACCTTCGTCGGCCCCGAAGACCATTGGCTTCCGCCCGATAATTATCAGGAGCATCCCCTTGCCAAAGTTGCGCACCGCACGTCGCCTACCAACATGGGGCTTTCGCTCCTCGCCAATTTATCGGCATGGGACTTCGGTTATATTTCTGCGGGACAGCTCATGGACCGTACGTCTCAGGCACTCGAGACCATGGAATCCCTGGAGCGCTACAAGGGGCATTTCTACAACTGGTATGACACGGAGTCGCTGAAACCGCTGCTGCCGATCTACATCTCCACCGTAGACAGCGGTAACCTCGCGGCCCACCTGTTGACGCTGCGAGCGGGGCTCGCGGTTCTCCCTGATGCGAAGATAGTGGGGTCCAAGGTATTTGACGGTCTGGGCGATACAATTGATATTCTCTTTGACGAGGCCGGAAAGAACATCCCCCTTCCCCTCTCTCAGGCGAGAGAAGAGCGGGAATACGGTGAAGTCATACGGCTGGATACGCTCCATGGCGTATGGGAGGGGCTTCAGAGGCTCGTCGCCTTTGCCCCGGGAGTGGTCCGTGGCTTTGATGCCGATTCGGAAAGCGTGGCCTCATGGTGGGCGAAGGCGTACGCCGCTCAATGCCGGGCTGCCCTCGACGACCTGACTTTCCTCGTCCCCTGGATGGCATTGTCCCTCCCTTCAGGGGTCCTCAGCGACTTTCCCGCCCTTGGAGAGATTCCGACATTGCGGGCATTGTCCGGTCTTGACCGGAAACTGGTGCCGGCAATTATTGCTCAATCCAATGGGACGGCCGAGGAGCACAGGCGGATTGAAGAGCTCGCGGATGCCGTCAGGGAAGGAAGCGCCAGGGCCAGGGCGAGAATAGGGGCCATGGAGAAGCTTTCCTTCCGATCGGGCGAGCTTGCCCGCATCGATTATG comes from the Syntrophorhabdaceae bacterium genome and includes:
- a CDS encoding glucoamylase family protein; protein product: MTFLSTSLIRGPAYLWARFHQKKLEQRIIIDEPPLRSELFSASQMEHHGKGLAGAHVVSASPSAEQLLARLGDNEEVLLGVRELLTEAVKDNRRITPAGEWLLDNFYLMEEQIRTAKRHLPKGYGKGLPRLKNGPSKGLPRVYDIALETISHGDGRVDREALSGFVAAYQTVTVLDLGELWAIPIMLRLALIENLRRVATRIAADRINRNHADHWSDRITETAESNPKDLILTIADMARAKPPMVSSFVAELARRLKGRGPALALPLAWIEQQLSGASLTIEQLVQSENQQQAADQLSISNSIGSLRFLGAADWRKFVETMSVVEQTLCGDPAGVYAAMDFATRDQYRHVIEKLSKGGLLSENEVARVAIRLAGESEAGTDGDGRKGHVGFFLMDKGHARLKGLTGARRSLAHAIQGMVRRFPLFFYLGAFTVITAVLTGALYSVGYTHGLQGPLAWFTGLLCLLSVGQLSMALVNWLTTRFVRARPLPRMDFSKGIPLESAGLVVVPTMLTGDRNIEHLMDALEVRFLANRDDNLRFALLTDFRDAAQETLPEDERLLLSATQRIEELNEKYRSSEKDSFFLFHRPRRFNTQANIWMGYERKRGKLAELNSFLRGGSRDCFSLIVGNTDAISEVKYIITLDTDTQLPRDAARQFVGAMAHPLNRPHYDEEKQRISAGYGILQPRVAVSLPNTNRSRYARMWGSDAGIDPYTRVVSDVYQDLFGEGSFIGKGIYEIDAFERAVKGRFPENLILSHDLIEGCYARAGLLSDVQLYEEYPSRYSADVNRRHRWIRGDWQILRWVLPGVPCRNARFCENPLSMLSRWKIFDNLRRSLSPLALTLLLLLGWMVLPMPWFWTSSVIAILIIPSLIAFGLELFKKPADVVLGQHIFSSLREGGRSLGQTAFTFSCLPYEAFFSIDAVVRTIWRMAAARKRLLEWNPSGDSDRASRMGFAGACRTMWISPAISVATAIYLAFSRPEVLFAALPVLILWFISPLVTWWISEPLDRREAKLSAGQTTFLRKISRKTWGFFETFVGPEDHWLPPDNYQEHPLAKVAHRTSPTNMGLSLLANLSAWDFGYISAGQLMDRTSQALETMESLERYKGHFYNWYDTESLKPLLPIYISTVDSGNLAAHLLTLRAGLAVLPDAKIVGSKVFDGLGDTIDILFDEAGKNIPLPLSQAREEREYGEVIRLDTLHGVWEGLQRLVAFAPGVVRGFDADSESVASWWAKAYAAQCRAALDDLTFLVPWMALSLPSGVLSDFPALGEIPTLRALSGLDRKLVPAIIAQSNGTAEEHRRIEELADAVREGSARARARIGAMEKLSFRSGELARIDYEFLYDESRHLLAIGYNLIDKRRDGSCYDMLASEARLSSFVAIAQGQLPQETWFALGRLLTTAAGGPILLSWSGSMFEYLMPLLIMPTYEQTILDDTCKAVVARQIEYGNTRGVPWGVSESGYNRIDGHLNYQYSAFGIPGLGLKRGLAGDLVIAPYASALALMVAPEEACLNLETLSAHGFEGRYGFYEAIDYTPNHLPRGQSRAVVRSFMAHHQGMSLLSLASLLLDRPMQRRFESDPSFQAVLLLLQERVPKATAFYSHTTELSEAHTASHDVEEMPIRVYTSPDTAVPEVQLLSNGRYHVMITNAGGGYSRWKDLAVTRWREDSTCDNWGTFCYIRDLASGMFWSTAHQPALKTSKQYEAIFSEGRAEFRRRDQEIDTHTEIAVSPEDDIELRRITLTNRTRTRRTIEITSYAEVVLATPAQDALHPAFSNLFVQTEIIRERSAILATRRPRSVEEKSPWMFHLMAVHGAEAGEVTFETDRARFIGRGNTVAYPEAMKGAYGLSGSEGSVLDPIVAVRRRITLDPEKSATINIVTGIGETRDACLDLAGKYQDRRLADRVFDLAWTHSQVLLRQINTTEADAQLYGRLAASIVYANRSLRAGPGTLAENRRGQSGLWGYSISGDLPIVLLQIEDPANIGLVRQLVRAHAYWRLKGLAVDLVIWNEDHAGYRQLLHEQIMGLIAQDTEGNVTDRPGGIFVRPSDQISVEDRTLFQAVARVIITDRKGTLVDQLKSRTYREGILPAPLPVRKTGNDGPATAAKPREDLMFGNGLGGFTPDGREYVISTARNQVTPAPWVNVLANPFFGTVVSESGPGYTWGENAHEFRLTPWHNDPVSDPSGEAFYIRDEESGLFWSPMPLPSRGATPYVTRHGFGYTVFEHTERGITTEAWVYVALDAAVKFTVLKVRNQSGASRRLSAFGYVEWVLGDLRPKSAMHVLTAINPVSGALLAHNPYSTEFGNRTAFFNADDAARTVTGDRTEFLGRNGTTA